One window of the Pseudomonas knackmussii B13 genome contains the following:
- a CDS encoding ATP-binding protein, translated as MRTPVFQLSASRQNLLHLTLIRVLVLAAQAGSVGIAYKAQLIQLPWMALGVTLAISLVFCIATALRLRGPWPVTEVEYAVQLACDLLIHSALLYFSGGSSNPFVSYYLVPLTIAAATLPWVYTIVLAGLALAAYTVLLVWFHPLNISPGQRDYLLINGMWLSFALAAGLITFFVARMSQALRRQEQIVAQRREESMRDQQLLAVATQAAGAAHELGTPLATMKVLLKELRQAHPNDPMLQEDLALLQEQVSLCKETLQQLVRAAEADRRQAIEEQGVNQWLEATLQRWHLMRPEATYRYQNLGRGSAPRLTPPTDLSQALLNLLNNAADACPDDLDIRLDWDATDICLNIRDHGPGVPLAIAEQLGKPFFTTKGKGFGLGLFLSQASVTRAGGTVKLYNHEDGGTLTELRLPRSYGVV; from the coding sequence ATGCGCACACCGGTTTTCCAGTTATCAGCCAGCCGGCAGAACCTGCTGCACCTGACGCTTATCCGCGTCCTCGTGCTGGCCGCCCAGGCCGGTTCGGTGGGCATTGCCTACAAAGCCCAGCTGATCCAGCTGCCCTGGATGGCACTGGGCGTGACCCTGGCCATCTCCCTGGTGTTCTGCATCGCCACCGCCCTGCGCCTGCGTGGCCCCTGGCCGGTGACCGAGGTGGAATATGCCGTCCAGCTGGCCTGCGACCTGCTGATCCACAGCGCCCTGCTGTATTTCTCCGGCGGCTCCAGCAACCCCTTCGTTTCCTATTACCTGGTGCCGCTGACCATCGCCGCGGCGACCTTGCCCTGGGTCTACACCATAGTCCTCGCCGGGCTCGCGCTGGCCGCGTACACGGTGCTGCTGGTGTGGTTCCATCCGCTGAACATTTCCCCGGGCCAGCGCGATTACCTGCTGATCAACGGCATGTGGCTGAGCTTCGCCCTCGCCGCCGGGCTGATCACCTTCTTCGTCGCGCGCATGTCCCAGGCCCTGCGCCGGCAGGAGCAGATAGTCGCGCAGCGCCGCGAGGAGAGCATGCGCGACCAGCAGTTGCTCGCCGTGGCCACCCAGGCCGCCGGCGCCGCCCACGAGCTCGGCACGCCGCTGGCGACCATGAAGGTTTTGCTCAAGGAGCTGCGCCAGGCGCATCCCAATGATCCAATGCTGCAGGAAGACCTGGCCCTGCTGCAGGAGCAGGTCAGCCTGTGCAAGGAGACCCTGCAGCAACTGGTACGCGCCGCCGAGGCCGACCGTCGCCAGGCGATCGAGGAACAAGGCGTCAACCAGTGGCTGGAGGCGACCCTGCAGCGCTGGCACCTGATGCGCCCGGAGGCGACCTACCGCTACCAGAACCTCGGTCGCGGCAGCGCGCCGCGCCTGACCCCACCCACCGACCTCAGCCAGGCCCTGCTGAACTTGCTGAACAACGCCGCAGACGCCTGCCCGGACGACCTCGACATCCGTCTGGACTGGGATGCCACGGACATCTGCCTGAACATCCGTGACCACGGCCCGGGGGTTCCCCTGGCCATCGCCGAGCAACTCGGCAAACCCTTCTTCACCACCAAGGGCAAAGGCTTCGGACTGGGCCTTTTTCTCAGCCAGGCCAGCGTTACCCGCGCCGGCGGCACGGTGAAGTTGTATAACCATGAAGACGGCGGCACGCTTACCGAGCTGCGCCTGCCGCGTAGTTACGGTGTGGTCTGA
- a CDS encoding ABC transporter ATP-binding protein/permease: MTDSAEYRAANDAVRGHFFSQVWKLTAPYWRSEEKGAAWLLLIVVIALSLVGVAVSVWLNSWYRDFYNALQNKDLDAFIRLVLYFCGIAAAAILIAVYRLYLTQMLTIKWRRWLTEKHFSTWLGDKNYYRLEQRGFTDNPDQRLSEDLNNFTDTTLTLGLGLIRNLVSLVSFSVILWGVSGSIELFGISIPGYMFWAALLYALVGSWLTHLIARRLIQLNNQQQRYEADLRFGLVRIRENAESIALYNGEQSENERLMTRFRNVWGNFWELMKVQKRLTFFSSGYAQIAIIFPLVVAAPRYFAGKIQLGELMQINSAFGNVQDGLSWFIDAYASLANWRATCDRLLSFRNAMAEIAHESENIEVHSAGERLQLKHLSLRLGDGTVLLEPTNLTLEAGEHVLISGASGAGKSTLLRAMSGLWRYGNGQVVMPAERSLFVPQKPYLPIGSLNAALCYPEEAGQHSPERLREVLRLCRLEQLCGRLDEAQHWQRLLSPGEQQRLAIARALLYAPRWLFLDEATSALDENDETALYQVLREQLPGVTLVSIGHRADLKRFHPRQLRLEDRHLREVEVVLPA, translated from the coding sequence ATGACCGATAGCGCCGAGTACCGCGCCGCGAACGATGCCGTTCGCGGGCACTTCTTTTCCCAAGTCTGGAAGTTGACCGCGCCCTACTGGCGCAGCGAAGAGAAGGGCGCCGCCTGGCTGCTTCTGATCGTGGTGATCGCCCTGTCGCTGGTCGGCGTAGCCGTCTCGGTGTGGCTCAACAGCTGGTACCGCGACTTCTACAACGCCCTGCAGAACAAGGACCTCGACGCCTTCATCCGCCTGGTCCTGTACTTCTGCGGCATCGCCGCCGCGGCCATCCTGATCGCCGTATATCGCCTGTACCTGACGCAGATGCTCACCATCAAGTGGCGGCGCTGGCTGACCGAGAAGCACTTCTCCACCTGGCTCGGCGACAAGAACTACTACCGCCTCGAACAGCGCGGCTTCACCGACAACCCCGACCAGCGCCTGTCCGAAGACCTCAACAACTTCACCGACACTACCCTGACCCTCGGCCTGGGGCTGATTCGCAACCTGGTCAGCCTGGTGTCGTTCTCGGTGATCCTCTGGGGCGTCTCCGGCAGCATCGAGCTGTTCGGCATCAGCATCCCCGGCTATATGTTCTGGGCCGCGCTGCTCTACGCCCTGGTCGGCAGCTGGCTGACCCACCTGATCGCCCGCCGCCTGATTCAGCTGAACAACCAGCAGCAGCGCTACGAGGCAGACCTGCGTTTCGGCCTGGTGCGCATCCGCGAGAACGCCGAGAGCATCGCCCTGTACAACGGCGAGCAGAGCGAGAACGAGCGGCTGATGACGCGCTTCCGCAACGTCTGGGGCAACTTCTGGGAACTGATGAAGGTGCAGAAGCGCCTGACCTTCTTCAGCTCCGGCTACGCGCAGATCGCCATCATCTTCCCGCTGGTGGTCGCCGCGCCGCGCTACTTCGCCGGCAAGATCCAGCTCGGCGAACTCATGCAGATCAACTCCGCCTTCGGCAACGTGCAGGACGGCCTGAGCTGGTTCATCGACGCGTATGCGAGCCTGGCCAACTGGCGCGCCACCTGCGACCGTCTGCTGAGCTTCCGCAACGCCATGGCCGAGATTGCGCACGAATCGGAAAACATCGAAGTGCACAGCGCCGGCGAGCGCCTGCAGCTCAAGCACCTGAGCCTGCGCCTGGGCGACGGCACCGTCCTGCTGGAGCCGACCAACCTGACCCTGGAAGCCGGCGAGCACGTGTTGATCAGCGGCGCGTCGGGCGCCGGCAAGAGCACCCTGCTGCGCGCCATGAGCGGGCTCTGGCGCTACGGCAACGGGCAGGTGGTGATGCCGGCCGAACGCAGCCTGTTCGTGCCGCAGAAGCCCTACCTGCCGATCGGCAGCCTGAACGCCGCGCTCTGCTACCCCGAAGAAGCCGGCCAGCACAGCCCCGAGCGCCTGCGCGAAGTGCTGCGCCTGTGCCGTCTGGAGCAACTCTGCGGTCGCCTCGACGAAGCCCAGCACTGGCAGCGCCTGCTCTCGCCGGGCGAGCAGCAGCGCCTGGCCATCGCCCGAGCGCTGCTCTACGCACCGCGCTGGCTGTTCCTCGACGAGGCCACCTCGGCGCTGGACGAAAACGATGAAACCGCGCTCTACCAAGTCCTGCGCGAACAACTGCCCGGCGTGACCCTGGTGAGCATCGGCCACCGCGCCGACCTCAAACGCTTCCACCCGCGCCAGCTGCGTTTGGAAGATCGCCACCTGCGCGAAGTCGAGGTCGTGCTTCCGGCCTGA
- a CDS encoding ABC transporter substrate-binding protein, which yields MRKNAVIRSMIAAGLIASAPFAHAAGNLVFCSEGSPAGFDPGQYTTGTDFDATAETIFNRLTQFERGGTKVIPGLAESWDVSADGKTYTFHLRKGVKFHTTEYFKPSREFNADDVVFTFDRMLNKDNAFRKAYPTEFPYFTDMGMDTNIAKVEKVDDNTVKFTLNDVDAAFVQNMAMSFASIQSAEYADKLMKEGKASDINQKPIGTGPFVFSRYQKDAMIRFKANKDYWVPGEVKVDNLIFAINTDASVRMQKLKANECQITLFPRPADLESLKKDPNLNMPSQPGFNLGYIAYNVLHKPLDKLEVREALDMAVNKKAIIDAVYQGAGQLAVNGMPPTQWSYDNSIKDAGYNPEKAKELLKKAGVPEGTEITLWAMPVQRPYNPNAKLMAEMLQADWAKVGIKAKIVTYEWGEYIKRAKAGEHDAMLIGWSGDNGDPDNWLGTLYSCDAINGNNFSKWCDKSYDKLVTEAKRTTDQAKRTELYVQAQHILKEQVPITPIAHSTVYQPMRKTVQDFKISPFALNSFYGVSVGK from the coding sequence ATGCGCAAGAATGCCGTCATCCGCTCCATGATCGCCGCTGGGTTGATCGCCAGTGCGCCCTTCGCCCACGCCGCGGGCAACCTGGTGTTCTGTTCCGAGGGCAGCCCGGCGGGCTTCGACCCGGGCCAATACACCACCGGCACCGATTTCGATGCCACTGCGGAAACCATCTTCAACCGTCTGACTCAGTTCGAGCGCGGCGGCACCAAGGTCATCCCGGGCCTGGCCGAGAGCTGGGACGTTTCGGCGGACGGCAAGACCTACACCTTCCACCTGCGCAAGGGCGTGAAGTTCCACACCACCGAGTACTTCAAGCCGAGCCGCGAGTTCAACGCGGACGACGTGGTCTTCACCTTCGACCGCATGCTGAACAAGGACAACGCCTTCCGTAAGGCGTACCCGACCGAATTCCCCTACTTCACCGACATGGGCATGGACACCAACATCGCCAAGGTGGAGAAGGTCGACGACAACACCGTCAAGTTCACCCTCAACGATGTCGACGCCGCGTTCGTGCAGAACATGGCCATGAGCTTCGCCTCCATCCAGTCCGCCGAGTACGCCGACAAGCTGATGAAGGAAGGCAAGGCCAGCGACATCAACCAGAAGCCGATCGGCACCGGTCCCTTCGTGTTCAGTCGCTACCAGAAGGACGCGATGATCCGCTTCAAGGCCAACAAGGACTACTGGGTGCCCGGCGAGGTCAAGGTCGACAACCTGATCTTCGCGATCAACACCGACGCCTCGGTGCGCATGCAGAAGCTCAAGGCCAACGAGTGCCAGATCACCCTCTTCCCGCGTCCGGCCGATCTCGAGTCGCTGAAGAAGGACCCGAACCTGAACATGCCGTCGCAGCCGGGCTTCAACCTCGGCTACATCGCCTACAACGTGCTGCACAAGCCGCTGGACAAGCTGGAAGTGCGTGAAGCGCTGGACATGGCGGTGAACAAGAAGGCGATCATCGACGCCGTCTACCAGGGCGCCGGCCAGCTCGCCGTGAACGGCATGCCGCCGACCCAGTGGTCCTACGACAACAGCATCAAGGACGCCGGCTACAACCCGGAAAAAGCCAAGGAGCTGCTGAAAAAGGCCGGCGTGCCCGAAGGCACCGAGATCACCCTCTGGGCCATGCCGGTGCAGCGCCCGTACAACCCCAACGCCAAGCTGATGGCCGAGATGCTGCAGGCCGACTGGGCCAAGGTCGGCATCAAGGCGAAGATCGTCACCTACGAGTGGGGCGAGTACATCAAGCGCGCCAAGGCCGGCGAGCACGACGCCATGCTGATCGGCTGGAGCGGCGACAACGGTGACCCGGACAACTGGCTGGGCACCCTGTACAGCTGCGACGCGATCAACGGCAACAACTTCTCCAAATGGTGCGACAAGTCCTACGACAAGCTCGTGACCGAGGCCAAGCGCACCACCGACCAGGCCAAGCGCACCGAGCTGTACGTACAGGCCCAGCACATCCTCAAGGAGCAGGTGCCGATCACCCCGATCGCCCACTCCACCGTGTACCAGCCGATGCGTAAAACCGTGCAGGACTTCAAGATCAGTCCCTTCGCGCTCAACTCCTTCTATGGCGTGAGCGTCGGCAAGTAA
- a CDS encoding SIMPL domain-containing protein (The SIMPL domain is named for its presence in mouse protein SIMPL (signalling molecule that associates with mouse pelle-like kinase). Bacterial member BP26, from Brucella, was shown to assemble into a channel-like structure, while YggE from E. coli has been associated with resistance to oxidative stress.), with translation MKKSLASLAAAIALVSTSLSAVADEPRYNLVSLHAEASQEVAHDLMHVTLYSEEQASDPAKLAATTTTAINEAVTQARKVKNVTVSLGSRNSYPVYDDKGQKITAWRERAELRLESADFAALSQLSADLLGKLKMGGMSFSIADATRQQNEDNLMKNAVAAFKARAQLLTSALGGKDYRLVNLNLSSAGAPHPMPVMRMATMKADAAGYAPAPQIEAGTSQVTVSADGTIEVQMP, from the coding sequence ATGAAGAAATCCCTCGCCAGCCTCGCCGCCGCCATCGCGCTGGTTTCCACCAGCCTGTCCGCCGTGGCCGACGAGCCGCGCTACAACCTGGTCAGCCTGCACGCCGAGGCCAGCCAGGAGGTGGCCCACGACCTCATGCATGTGACCCTGTACAGCGAGGAACAGGCCAGCGACCCGGCCAAGCTCGCCGCCACGACCACCACCGCGATCAACGAAGCCGTCACCCAGGCACGCAAGGTCAAGAACGTCACCGTCAGCCTGGGCAGCCGCAACAGCTACCCGGTCTACGACGACAAGGGGCAGAAGATCACCGCCTGGCGCGAGCGCGCCGAACTGCGCCTGGAAAGCGCCGACTTCGCCGCCCTCTCGCAGCTCAGCGCCGACCTGCTGGGCAAGCTGAAGATGGGCGGCATGAGCTTCAGCATCGCCGACGCCACGCGCCAGCAAAACGAAGACAACCTGATGAAGAACGCCGTGGCAGCCTTCAAGGCCCGCGCGCAACTGCTGACCAGCGCCCTCGGCGGCAAGGACTACCGCCTGGTGAACCTCAACCTGAGCAGCGCCGGCGCGCCGCATCCGATGCCGGTGATGCGCATGGCGACGATGAAGGCCGATGCCGCCGGCTATGCCCCGGCGCCGCAGATCGAGGCGGGCACCAGCCAGGTCACCGTCAGCGCCGACGGCACCATCGAAGTGCAGATGCCCTGA
- a CDS encoding response regulator transcription factor → MSEEILFEGEEQPHLLLVDDDATFTRVMARAMSRRGLRVSVAGSAEEGLALAKEDLPDYAVLDLKMDGDSGLVLLPKLLELDAEMRVVILTGYSSIATAVEAIKRGATNYLCKPADADDVLTALLSQHADLDSLVPENPMSVDRLQWEHIQRVLAEHDGNISATARALGMHRRTLQRKLQKRPVRR, encoded by the coding sequence ATGAGCGAAGAAATCCTGTTCGAAGGCGAAGAGCAACCCCACCTGCTGCTGGTGGATGACGACGCCACTTTCACCCGCGTGATGGCACGCGCCATGAGCCGTCGCGGCCTGCGCGTGTCGGTCGCCGGGTCCGCCGAGGAGGGACTGGCGCTGGCCAAGGAAGACCTGCCGGACTACGCCGTGCTCGACCTGAAGATGGACGGCGACTCCGGCCTGGTGCTGCTGCCCAAGTTGCTGGAGCTGGATGCCGAGATGCGCGTGGTGATCCTCACCGGCTATTCGAGCATCGCCACCGCCGTGGAGGCCATCAAGCGCGGCGCCACCAACTACCTGTGCAAGCCGGCCGATGCCGACGACGTGCTCACCGCGCTGTTGTCGCAGCACGCCGACCTGGATTCGCTGGTGCCGGAAAACCCGATGTCGGTCGACCGCCTGCAGTGGGAGCACATCCAGCGGGTGCTGGCCGAGCACGACGGCAACATCTCCGCGACCGCCCGCGCCCTGGGGATGCACAGACGAACTTTGCAGCGTAAGCTGCAGAAGCGCCCTGTAAGGCGTTAA
- a CDS encoding helix-turn-helix domain-containing protein encodes MTVDRIGERLRRYRRAAKKTLNQVAAESGLTASFLSQAERNLTGVSISSLASIAKSLGVPLNSLFDQPQQPQPDSHHGERVRYTIEGQPLAYERLSSSFPGNLLNAVKMNMPAGYQSELIAHEGAEFAYVLSGHIVYTIDGHAYPLGPGDSVHFDAGKSHCLRNVGEGAAEVLTVTTMPLFGEHPGN; translated from the coding sequence ATGACCGTCGATCGAATCGGAGAACGCCTGCGCCGCTATCGGCGCGCGGCGAAGAAGACCTTGAACCAGGTGGCCGCCGAGTCCGGCCTCACCGCCAGCTTCCTGTCCCAGGCCGAGCGCAACCTTACCGGCGTGTCCATCTCGTCCCTGGCGAGCATCGCCAAATCCCTCGGCGTGCCGCTCAACTCGCTGTTCGACCAGCCGCAGCAGCCGCAGCCCGACTCCCACCACGGCGAGCGCGTGCGCTACACCATCGAGGGTCAGCCGCTGGCCTACGAGCGGCTGTCGAGCAGCTTCCCGGGCAACCTGCTGAACGCCGTGAAGATGAACATGCCGGCGGGCTACCAGTCGGAGCTGATCGCCCACGAAGGCGCCGAGTTCGCCTACGTGCTCAGCGGCCACATCGTCTACACCATCGACGGCCACGCCTACCCGCTGGGCCCTGGCGACTCGGTGCACTTCGATGCCGGCAAGAGCCATTGCCTGCGCAACGTCGGCGAAGGCGCCGCGGAAGTGCTCACCGTCACCACCATGCCGCTGTTCGGCGAGCACCCCGGCAACTGA
- a CDS encoding M24 family metallopeptidase, which yields MTLGVGGSTPQQALARLHDMTAGAEAIGLAEYRTRVARLQGQMRQRGLAAVFVDAGANLRYFSGVKWSPSERMVGLLVPDIGEPQYIAPAFEEGTVRDFQILPGTIRTWQEHESPYRLLCQVLAEWGVPADGRVGLCPSLPFGMFERLRRVAGAPEFVDASAAVEHCRQRKSPAELALMQRAKDMTLEVHKAAASILHVGITAGEVTRFIEAAHRQVGASGSTFCIVLFGEDSAFPHGVRQPRPLREGDMVLIDTGCQLHGYQSDITRSYVFGTPSERQREFWNREKAAQQAAFEAATLGAPCQVVDAAARRSLEAAGLGPDYALPGLPHRTGHGIGLEIHESPYLVRGEETLLDIGMCFSNEPMICVPGEFGIRLEDHFYMSAEGPRWFTQPSHSIDDPFGLQAS from the coding sequence ATGACTCTGGGCGTCGGGGGAAGCACTCCCCAGCAAGCACTGGCGCGGCTGCATGACATGACGGCGGGTGCCGAGGCCATCGGCCTGGCCGAGTACCGCACGCGGGTGGCGCGGTTGCAGGGCCAGATGCGCCAGCGCGGTCTGGCTGCGGTGTTCGTCGATGCCGGCGCCAACCTGCGCTATTTCTCGGGTGTGAAGTGGAGCCCCAGCGAGCGCATGGTCGGCCTGCTGGTGCCCGATATCGGCGAGCCGCAGTACATCGCCCCGGCTTTCGAGGAAGGCACGGTACGCGACTTCCAGATCCTCCCCGGGACGATCCGCACCTGGCAGGAGCACGAAAGCCCCTATCGCCTGCTGTGCCAGGTCCTCGCCGAGTGGGGCGTACCCGCCGACGGCCGCGTAGGCCTCTGCCCGAGCCTGCCGTTCGGCATGTTCGAGCGCCTGCGCCGGGTCGCCGGAGCGCCCGAGTTCGTCGACGCCAGCGCCGCCGTCGAGCATTGCCGCCAGCGCAAGTCGCCGGCCGAGCTGGCGCTGATGCAGCGCGCCAAGGACATGACCCTGGAGGTGCACAAGGCCGCCGCCAGCATCCTCCATGTCGGCATCACGGCCGGCGAGGTGACGCGCTTCATCGAGGCCGCACACCGCCAGGTCGGCGCCAGCGGCTCGACCTTCTGCATCGTGCTGTTCGGCGAAGACAGCGCCTTCCCCCACGGCGTGCGCCAGCCGCGCCCTCTGCGCGAAGGCGACATGGTGCTGATCGACACCGGTTGCCAGCTGCACGGCTACCAGTCGGACATCACCCGCAGCTACGTCTTCGGTACGCCCAGCGAGCGCCAGCGTGAGTTCTGGAATCGGGAGAAGGCAGCCCAGCAAGCCGCCTTCGAGGCCGCCACGCTCGGCGCGCCCTGCCAGGTGGTGGACGCCGCCGCCCGCCGCAGCCTGGAGGCCGCCGGCCTCGGCCCGGATTACGCGTTGCCCGGCCTGCCGCACCGAACCGGCCATGGCATCGGCCTGGAGATCCACGAAAGCCCATACCTGGTACGAGGCGAGGAAACCCTGCTGGACATCGGCATGTGCTTCAGCAACGAACCGATGATCTGCGTGCCCGGCGAGTTCGGCATCCGTCTGGAAGACCACTTCTACATGAGCGCCGAAGGCCCGCGCTGGTTCACCCAGCCGAGCCATTCGATCGACGATCCGTTCGGTCTGCAGGCCTCGTAG
- a CDS encoding ABC transporter substrate-binding protein, with protein sequence MWVALALFFCCSWTSAQTLVVCTEASPEGFDIAQYTAATTADAAAETVYERLVEFAPGTTQVAPALAQSWEISPDGLSYTFNLRRNVQFQRTDYFTPSRPFNADDVLWSFQRQLDPKHPWHSLAPRGFPYATSMGLPGLIERIEKLDDNRVRFTLRHPEAPFLADLAMGFASIYSAEYADLLLKAGKAEQLNNLPVGTGPFVFQRYQKDALVRFAANPTYWGGTPKIDRLLLSITPDPGVRLQKIRAGDCQVALYPRPTDIPALRQEPKLKVAELDSLLVAYVALNTRHKPLDDVRVRQALNLAFDRDAYRTAQFGEGGASPAVAPYPPTLWGSDPSLQGWPRDLERARKLLAEAGIQPGLKLSIWTRPGGGPTNPNPGIGAQMLQDDLGKLGIRADIRVYEWGELIRRGKRGEHDLLFMGWVGDNGDPDNFLTPNLSCDAARNGENLSGWCNAQFDDLLRQARASTDQATRADLYRQALAIFQREAPWIALAYPKQFVVLSPKVKGFTLSPLGSNNFARVELAP encoded by the coding sequence ATGTGGGTGGCCCTGGCGTTGTTCTTCTGTTGTTCCTGGACCAGCGCGCAGACGCTGGTGGTCTGTACCGAAGCCAGCCCCGAAGGCTTCGACATCGCCCAGTACACCGCCGCCACCACCGCCGACGCAGCCGCCGAGACGGTCTACGAGCGCCTGGTGGAGTTCGCCCCCGGTACCACCCAGGTCGCGCCCGCGCTGGCGCAGAGCTGGGAGATCAGCCCCGACGGCCTGAGCTACACCTTCAACCTGCGCCGCAACGTACAGTTCCAGCGCACCGACTACTTCACCCCGAGCCGCCCGTTCAATGCCGACGACGTGCTCTGGAGTTTCCAGCGCCAGCTCGATCCCAAGCATCCGTGGCACAGCCTGGCGCCACGCGGTTTCCCCTACGCCACCTCGATGGGGCTGCCGGGCTTGATCGAACGCATCGAGAAGCTCGACGACAACCGCGTGCGCTTCACCTTGCGCCACCCCGAGGCGCCCTTCCTCGCCGACCTGGCCATGGGTTTCGCTTCCATCTACTCGGCCGAGTACGCCGACCTGCTGCTCAAGGCCGGCAAGGCCGAGCAATTGAACAACCTGCCGGTGGGCACCGGTCCCTTCGTCTTCCAGCGCTACCAGAAGGACGCGCTGGTGCGCTTCGCCGCCAACCCGACTTACTGGGGCGGCACGCCGAAGATCGACCGCCTGCTACTGTCGATCACCCCCGACCCTGGCGTGCGCCTGCAGAAGATTCGCGCTGGCGATTGCCAGGTCGCGCTCTACCCGCGCCCGACCGACATCCCGGCACTGCGCCAGGAACCGAAACTGAAGGTGGCCGAACTGGATTCGCTGCTGGTCGCCTACGTCGCCCTCAACACCCGCCACAAGCCGCTGGACGACGTACGCGTACGCCAGGCGCTGAACCTCGCCTTCGACCGCGACGCCTACCGCACGGCGCAGTTCGGCGAGGGCGGCGCCAGCCCGGCGGTGGCGCCCTATCCGCCGACACTGTGGGGCTCCGACCCGAGCCTGCAGGGCTGGCCGCGCGACCTCGAGCGCGCACGAAAACTGCTCGCCGAAGCGGGCATCCAGCCGGGTCTGAAACTGTCGATCTGGACCCGCCCGGGCGGCGGGCCGACCAACCCCAACCCTGGAATAGGCGCGCAGATGCTGCAGGATGACCTGGGCAAGCTGGGCATCCGCGCCGACATCCGCGTCTACGAGTGGGGCGAGCTGATCCGCCGCGGCAAGCGCGGCGAGCACGACCTGCTGTTCATGGGCTGGGTCGGCGACAACGGCGACCCGGACAACTTCCTCACGCCCAATCTGTCCTGCGATGCGGCACGCAACGGCGAGAACCTTTCAGGCTGGTGCAACGCGCAGTTCGACGACCTGCTGCGCCAGGCCCGCGCCAGCACCGACCAGGCGACGCGCGCCGACCTGTATCGCCAGGCGCTGGCGATCTTCCAGCGCGAAGCGCCGTGGATCGCCCTGGCCTATCCGAAGCAGTTCGTGGTGCTCAGCCCGAAGGTGAAGGGCTTCACCCTGAGCCCGCTGGGCTCGAACAATTTCGCGCGGGTCGAATTGGCGCCCTGA
- a CDS encoding AEC family transporter — protein MLALLLQTFGITAPVFSMLFLGVLLRRIGSIDPPFINTASALVFNATMPVMLFLGIYHSDLHRAASPAVMLYFCLATLGGFLVAWGWAIWRVPREDRGVYVQGAFRGNNGIVGLALATSLYGEHGLALGSVLAALVILCYNTLATVVLAIYSPVLKSDPLSIARQVLVNPLILGVLAALPFAWWGIHLPAWLLTSGEYFARMTLPLALICIGGTLSLPVLRSSGPLALSASLMKMVWLPALCTSVAWLCGFRGAELGVLFLYFASPTAAASFVMARAAQANAELAAAIVVVTTLAAALTTNLGLFILQWGGWI, from the coding sequence ATGCTCGCATTGCTGCTCCAGACCTTCGGCATCACCGCGCCGGTGTTCTCCATGCTGTTCCTCGGCGTCCTTCTGCGCCGTATCGGCTCGATCGATCCGCCCTTCATCAACACCGCCTCGGCCCTGGTATTCAACGCCACCATGCCGGTGATGCTGTTCCTCGGCATCTACCACTCCGACCTGCACCGCGCGGCGAGCCCGGCGGTGATGCTGTATTTCTGCCTGGCTACCCTCGGCGGCTTCCTGGTCGCCTGGGGCTGGGCGATCTGGCGGGTGCCGCGCGAAGACCGTGGTGTCTACGTGCAAGGCGCTTTCCGAGGCAACAACGGTATCGTCGGCCTGGCGCTTGCCACCAGCCTCTATGGCGAGCACGGCCTGGCATTGGGCTCGGTCCTCGCCGCCCTGGTGATCCTTTGCTACAACACGCTCGCCACCGTGGTCCTGGCGATCTACAGCCCGGTGCTCAAGTCCGACCCGCTGAGCATCGCCCGCCAGGTGCTGGTCAACCCGCTGATCCTTGGCGTGCTGGCGGCGCTGCCGTTCGCCTGGTGGGGCATCCACTTGCCGGCGTGGCTGCTGACCTCCGGTGAATATTTCGCGCGCATGACCCTGCCGCTGGCGCTGATCTGCATCGGCGGCACCCTGTCGCTGCCGGTGCTGCGCAGCAGCGGGCCGCTGGCGCTGAGCGCGAGCCTGATGAAGATGGTCTGGCTGCCGGCGCTGTGCACCTCGGTCGCCTGGTTGTGCGGGTTTCGCGGCGCCGAGCTGGGCGTGCTGTTCCTCTATTTCGCCAGCCCTACGGCGGCGGCCAGCTTCGTGATGGCGCGCGCCGCCCAGGCCAATGCCGAACTGGCGGCGGCCATCGTCGTGGTCACCACCCTGGCCGCCGCGCTGACCACCAACCTCGGCCTGTTCATCCTGCAGTGGGGCGGCTGGATCTGA